The proteins below are encoded in one region of Pseudomonadota bacterium:
- a CDS encoding DMT family protein translates to MSPVFKAVILLVCSNVFMTFAWYAHLRELNGKPWLIAAIVSWGIALFEYLLQVPANRIGYQEMNIGQLKILQEVITLSVFVPFSVFYMKEPLKLDYLWATLCILGAVFFIFRSKLISA, encoded by the coding sequence ATGAGCCCTGTATTTAAAGCCGTTATTTTATTGGTATGTAGCAATGTCTTTATGACATTTGCCTGGTATGCGCATTTAAGGGAACTTAATGGAAAACCCTGGTTAATTGCAGCAATAGTCAGTTGGGGTATCGCACTCTTTGAGTATCTCCTTCAAGTTCCTGCCAACAGGATAGGGTACCAGGAGATGAACATAGGCCAGTTAAAAATATTGCAGGAAGTCATAACGCTTAGTGTTTTTGTCCCATTCTCTGTTTTCTACATGAAAGAACCGCTTAAATTAGATTATTTGTGGGCTACGCTATGTATACTGGGCGCTGTTTTCTTTATATTTCGAAGCAAATTGATCAGCGCATAA
- a CDS encoding substrate-binding domain-containing protein, with protein sequence MELWVGAINLGFLYAFMAMGVFITFRIHDFPDITVDGSFVTGAAVTAVLTVAGVNPFIALLLSFLAAALAGAFTAFIHTRFNINGLLAGILVMTGLYSVNLHIMGRSNIPLLNQPGIINYLKTINPGLAYEGWLCIVFCAVIFVFWALTSIFFKTDFGITMRATGNNPAMAAASGVNVNIVKTIGIALANGLVGISGSLVAQYQGFADIGMGIGSIVFGLAAVIIGESVIKIRSVYGKALSVIIGSIVFRFMVALALYAGLNPIDLKLTTALFVLAILIAPKMLAGRGSKIVDSTETIARKINVKKLAAGIIAVVLITAAGILGYKLFSTNVYTPSKKVRIGVVQLTDHALLNITRDSFIEEMKKLGYEDRKNVSYYIENANGDMTTVNSIIDKFLYEKVNIVVPISTGCTQAAINKIKDRPIVFATVANPFILGAGKSETDHLPNVTGTYGAAPSDKLMEMVAEILPKKIKVGCIWDPSQENAVYNVKKLKETIAQYKNVTFIGATVAGSSEVYQAATSLVTKGIDAFVLTSDNIVFSAFESIVKASETKKIPIFISDVERLKDGALGACGYDYSLSGIQAARIADRIIKGEKPVDIPFEKYSKITKGINLDISKKLGITIPQKILSEATMVGDKIKNDIRPKRLALFVFSDSYVLKISIDGIMDEFKKSGILKEYNLTVDLKNAQNDYATAQAIVQDIVRQNYDYILTVSSLALQVAANGNSKIPHIFGTVTDPYRMGIAKNQKEHLPNITGIATFQPVESTFKAIKAILPRARRIGIIWNPAEANSEACTLKAREAAKKYGYELIERTISTTDEVKDALSALINKDIDIFFTSGDNTVILALATMATILSEHKIPYFTNDPTDIERGTFFSIGADYFEVGVETAKIAERVIKGEDTKNIPIRDFVPEKIGINAGLAKLYGVTVPDAFLKKAAIIKR encoded by the coding sequence GTGGAACTTTGGGTCGGCGCCATAAATCTCGGATTTTTGTATGCCTTCATGGCCATGGGCGTCTTTATTACTTTCCGCATCCATGATTTTCCTGATATTACAGTTGACGGGAGCTTTGTTACCGGGGCGGCTGTAACGGCTGTGCTTACCGTTGCCGGGGTGAACCCGTTTATAGCCCTGTTGCTTTCCTTCCTTGCCGCAGCACTGGCTGGCGCCTTTACAGCCTTCATTCATACCAGGTTTAATATCAACGGACTTCTCGCCGGGATACTTGTAATGACAGGTCTGTATTCTGTCAATCTCCATATTATGGGGAGGTCTAATATTCCCCTGCTCAACCAGCCGGGCATTATCAACTATTTAAAAACAATAAATCCCGGATTGGCCTATGAAGGCTGGCTTTGTATTGTCTTCTGCGCTGTTATCTTTGTCTTCTGGGCGCTCACCTCCATTTTTTTCAAAACTGATTTCGGGATCACCATGCGGGCAACAGGCAACAATCCTGCAATGGCCGCTGCATCAGGCGTTAATGTAAACATAGTCAAAACTATCGGGATTGCCCTTGCAAACGGCCTTGTCGGCATATCAGGCAGTCTTGTGGCTCAGTATCAGGGTTTTGCCGATATCGGCATGGGTATAGGCTCTATTGTTTTCGGCCTTGCTGCGGTCATTATCGGTGAATCGGTCATAAAAATCAGGTCGGTTTACGGCAAGGCACTGAGTGTCATCATCGGGTCCATTGTTTTCAGGTTCATGGTGGCACTTGCACTTTACGCAGGATTAAACCCTATAGATTTAAAACTCACCACGGCACTTTTCGTGCTTGCCATCCTTATTGCCCCGAAAATGCTGGCAGGAAGAGGCTCAAAAATTGTCGATTCAACGGAAACAATTGCAAGAAAAATCAATGTCAAAAAGCTGGCCGCAGGCATTATTGCTGTTGTTTTAATTACGGCCGCAGGTATTCTCGGCTATAAACTGTTCAGCACGAATGTATATACTCCTTCAAAAAAAGTTCGCATAGGCGTCGTTCAGTTGACTGACCATGCCCTTCTCAACATTACCCGCGACAGTTTTATTGAAGAGATGAAAAAGCTTGGATATGAAGACAGGAAAAATGTGAGCTACTATATCGAAAATGCAAACGGGGATATGACCACCGTTAATTCAATAATTGATAAGTTCCTCTATGAAAAGGTTAATATTGTTGTTCCCATATCCACAGGTTGCACCCAGGCTGCCATTAACAAAATAAAAGACCGCCCTATAGTTTTTGCTACTGTTGCAAATCCTTTTATTCTGGGAGCAGGCAAGTCGGAAACAGATCATCTGCCTAATGTGACAGGAACCTATGGTGCAGCGCCTTCAGATAAATTGATGGAAATGGTTGCGGAAATATTACCGAAGAAAATTAAAGTCGGCTGCATTTGGGACCCATCCCAGGAAAACGCTGTATATAATGTAAAAAAACTGAAAGAAACCATAGCGCAGTATAAGAATGTTACATTCATAGGCGCAACTGTTGCAGGCTCGTCTGAGGTTTATCAGGCGGCAACATCGCTTGTCACCAAAGGCATAGATGCATTTGTTTTAACTTCGGATAATATCGTTTTTTCAGCTTTCGAATCGATTGTAAAAGCATCGGAGACGAAAAAAATTCCGATTTTCATAAGCGATGTTGAAAGACTCAAAGACGGGGCGCTCGGGGCTTGCGGATATGATTATTCTTTGAGCGGCATTCAGGCTGCCCGCATTGCCGATCGTATTATAAAAGGCGAAAAACCTGTTGACATACCATTCGAAAAATACAGTAAAATCACCAAAGGGATTAATCTTGATATATCAAAAAAACTCGGCATAACCATACCACAGAAAATACTCTCTGAAGCAACCATGGTTGGCGACAAAATAAAAAACGATATAAGGCCGAAACGGCTTGCCCTTTTTGTCTTCTCTGACAGCTATGTTTTAAAGATCTCCATTGACGGCATCATGGATGAGTTTAAAAAAAGCGGTATATTAAAAGAATACAACTTAACCGTTGATCTGAAGAATGCCCAGAATGATTATGCTACTGCCCAGGCCATAGTCCAGGATATTGTCCGCCAGAATTATGATTATATCCTGACTGTATCGTCCCTTGCCCTTCAGGTGGCGGCAAATGGAAATTCAAAAATACCCCATATATTCGGCACGGTTACAGACCCTTATCGAATGGGTATTGCAAAAAACCAAAAAGAACATCTCCCCAATATCACCGGCATTGCCACGTTTCAACCTGTTGAATCAACGTTCAAAGCAATAAAGGCTATACTTCCCAGGGCAAGGCGCATCGGGATTATATGGAATCCGGCTGAGGCAAACTCTGAGGCGTGTACTCTGAAAGCCCGGGAAGCAGCAAAAAAATATGGCTACGAACTTATTGAAAGGACAATAAGCACAACCGACGAAGTAAAAGATGCCCTGTCTGCTCTTATCAATAAGGATATTGACATCTTTTTTACGTCAGGCGACAACACGGTAATACTTGCACTTGCAACCATGGCAACCATACTGAGTGAGCATAAAATACCCTACTTTACAAATGATCCCACTGATATCGAACGCGGGACATTTTTCTCAATAGGCGCAGACTATTTCGAGGTCGGCGTAGAAACAGCCAAGATAGCGGAAAGGGTAATCAAGGGCGAAGATACGAAAAATATTCCTATCAGGGATTTTGTACCGGAGAAGATCGGCATCAATGCCGGGCTTGCAAAACTATACGGAGTGACTGTCCCCGATGCTTTCCTGAAAAAGGCCGCCATTATTAAAAGGTAA
- a CDS encoding TfoX/Sxy family protein: MAYDKGLAQRVREILEEEPGFNEKKMFGGIGILFNGNMACGILNDDIIIRVGPDNYEESMKRPHAREFDITGRPMKGWVMISSEGYESDEDLIEWLHKGAEYARSLPSKMKGNAGVG, translated from the coding sequence GTGGCATACGATAAAGGTTTAGCTCAGAGAGTCCGTGAAATTTTGGAAGAAGAACCCGGATTTAATGAAAAGAAAATGTTCGGGGGGATAGGCATTTTATTTAACGGAAACATGGCCTGTGGCATATTGAATGATGATATCATTATACGCGTGGGTCCTGATAATTATGAAGAATCAATGAAAAGACCCCACGCAAGAGAGTTTGACATTACCGGAAGACCTATGAAGGGCTGGGTAATGATTTCATCCGAAGGCTATGAATCAGATGAAGATCTGATAGAATGGTTACATAAAGGGGCTGAATATGCCCGATCATTACCCTCTAAGATGAAAGGCAATGCAGGAGTAGGGTAG
- a CDS encoding STAS domain-containing protein: MFEYTITEDSSIKCITAKGRIDSLSSSDIQKVFDDLILSGERIFLVDMAAVNYVSSAGLRVFISTQKSLKKAGGEIILSGVTETVFEIFKMSGIIPLFRIVTSKDEIPGLIRKDSGGIEVITREIDGIVLEYIEMEQRKSSPLFVVGKLDKTADSSFTEEDVVTVKPSEMRFGCGLATLGDDYDEYKLLFGESMIANNTFFFYPAVKRSCVDFLINANKNSVVTYKFFHGFGFNGDYRYVLSFQGKNGPVDLSSIILSFFAISHANVIGICMIAETKGLWGMHIKQVPIFEQKPANGKSIFDSDNFSDWIDYPVEPSYMNNIIVATGIAMRDRSCLGSERVFLIPEGSNFHIHGGIFDKATIGSNMADFDKELMRVFNECQVYKIQHILGLSKFSAGMAAIVELEA, translated from the coding sequence ATGTTTGAATATACAATAACAGAAGATAGCTCCATCAAATGTATTACTGCAAAAGGTCGTATTGACTCACTCAGTTCATCTGATATCCAGAAGGTATTTGATGACCTCATACTCTCCGGCGAGCGCATTTTTCTTGTTGATATGGCGGCAGTCAATTATGTCAGCAGCGCAGGCCTCCGTGTATTTATCAGCACGCAAAAATCATTGAAAAAGGCCGGAGGAGAAATCATCCTCTCAGGTGTCACAGAAACTGTTTTTGAAATCTTTAAAATGAGCGGTATTATACCGCTATTCCGCATAGTAACAAGCAAAGATGAGATACCCGGACTGATCCGGAAGGATTCCGGAGGAATTGAAGTCATTACCCGTGAAATTGACGGGATAGTCTTAGAGTATATTGAGATGGAACAAAGGAAAAGTTCTCCTCTCTTTGTTGTGGGAAAACTGGATAAAACAGCGGATTCTTCATTTACAGAAGAGGACGTTGTGACAGTAAAGCCGTCAGAAATGCGGTTTGGATGCGGCCTTGCAACGTTGGGAGATGACTACGATGAATACAAGCTCCTTTTCGGGGAGTCTATGATAGCGAATAATACATTCTTTTTTTATCCTGCCGTAAAACGCTCCTGTGTTGATTTCCTGATAAATGCTAATAAAAATTCCGTTGTTACATATAAATTTTTCCACGGTTTCGGCTTTAACGGGGACTACCGGTATGTCCTCTCGTTTCAGGGGAAAAACGGTCCTGTTGACTTGTCGTCCATTATACTAAGCTTTTTTGCGATATCTCATGCCAATGTCATCGGCATTTGTATGATCGCAGAGACCAAAGGTCTCTGGGGCATGCACATTAAGCAGGTTCCTATTTTTGAACAAAAACCGGCAAATGGAAAAAGCATCTTTGACAGCGACAATTTTTCCGATTGGATAGATTATCCGGTTGAGCCGTCATACATGAATAATATTATTGTAGCAACAGGCATTGCAATGAGAGATCGGAGCTGTCTCGGCTCTGAAAGGGTATTTCTCATTCCTGAAGGGAGCAATTTCCATATCCACGGAGGCATCTTCGATAAGGCCACTATCGGCAGCAATATGGCTGATTTTGACAAAGAACTGATGCGTGTATTTAATGAATGTCAGGTATATAAAATCCAGCATATTCTTGGTCTTTCAAAGTTTTCAGCCGGCATGGCCGCTATCGTGGAGCTTGAGGCCTAA